The DNA sequence ctGATTCTGCCCTGTCCCGTTTATCTTACTGAGAGCTCCCTTTTTGGATCCCACAGAGACCCCTCCCACTGAGGGGAAGCAGAAGCCGCCcctggagagaagacagacacctcttcatcaccatcaccatgtggtagagagagggaagggaaatcaGGGCAGGCTTCCAAGGGGAGGTGGCATCTTGCTACGATTCGAAGAGGCAAATTCCCGGTCTACAGGAATGGGGCAAGGAAACTGTGCCAGGTGTAGAAAAGAGCAGAAGAATCAACGAACAGTACGGGGGTGTCTGTGCTTCTCCTtgcaccccaccccaggcaggcttttgtttcctttaggaAACCAGAAGGACAAACCAGCTAGCCAATCACCTTCTGATTAATATTCTAAgaggcaatattttatttttttaatgttcatttatttttgagagagagacagagacagagcatgagcggggaggggcaggaagaggaggggacacagaacccgaagcagctcccggctcccagctgtcagcacagctcgaacccacgcaccgagagatcatgacctgagccgaagctggatgcttaaccgaccgagccacccaggcaccccataagggttactatttttaattaaattaattttaagatgAAATTCTAAGGAAGCACCAAGAGAAGGATTCTTGGGTCTTCCTGGGCTCTGGATCAGGGAGCTGGTCTCTCCTTGGGCACCCTCTAGCCTGCTCCTCCAAATTTGCCGCTTTGGAGGGGCATCCAGAATAGAGGAGTATCCTGGCAGCTTTCTGGGATAGGCtcatccccttccccttccccttcccttcccctgcatTGTGAAGTCTTTTGAAGGGGGCAGCCAGCAGGGTGACGATATGAGGGTGACAGGGTGATATGAGGGTGATGTCATAGACCACTGGTCCGTCCCCTCCCTCCACATGTGCCTGCCCTGCTCGCGTCTCAGCCTTTTCTCctcacacccctgcccccccccacccccagaggaaAGCGGTCAGCCTTACCAAGCAGCCCACCCAGCCACCTGCAGCCATGGACGCCAACCACTCGGGGTGCACGaagccccagccctccccagaggCCCCCAGGCCTGGCGCGAACCCCAGCTCAATCCTGGCGAACGAGACCCTGCGGCAGGAGCCCCCCAGCATGGTGGGCGACAGGTTGCCACCAAAGACCGGCGCGGTGGTCATCGACATGGGCACAGGCACCTGTAAGGTGGGCTTCGCGGGCCAGGCCCGGCCCGCCTACACCGTGGCCACCATCCTGGGCTGCCAGCCCAAGAAGCCGTCCTCCCCCCGGCAGGCGGCGCTGGAGACTTTCATCGGCGAGGCCGCCCGCAAGCGCCCGGAGCTGACGCTGGTGCAGCCGGTGCGTAACGGCATCGTGGTGGACTGGGACGCCGCCGAGCTCATCTGGCGCCACCTGCTGGAGCACGACCTCCGCGCGGCCCCTCGGGACCACCCGCTGCTGTTCTCCGACCCGCCCTTCAGCCCCAGCACCAACCGCGAGAAGCTGGTGGAGGTGGCCTTCGAGTCGCTGCGCTGCCCCGCCACGTACGTGGCCTCGCAGGCCGTGCTGTCCGTCTACGCGCACGGGCGGGTCAGCGGGCTGGTGGTGGACGCCGGCCACGGCGTCACCTGCGCGGCGGCGGTTTTCCAGGGCTACAACCTGCCGCACGCCACCGAGCGCCTGGACCTGGCGGGCACCCACCTGACCGCCTTCCTGGCGGAGACGCTCCTCGGCCCGGGCCTGCCGCCGGGCCAGCACGAGCTGGACACGGTCGAGGCCATCAAGCATCGCTACTGCTACGTGGCCCCCGACTTCCTCCAGGCGCAGGCGCGACCCGAGCGGGAGTGCCGCCAGACCCTGAGGCTGCCCGACGGGCGGACGCTCACGCTGGGCAAGGAGCTGTTCCAGTGCCCCGAGCTGCTGTTCAGCCCCCCGGAGATGCCGGGGCTGTCGCCCGCGGGCGTCCCCGCCATGGCCGGACGGAGCCTTCGCAAGGTGCCCCCGGAGGCGCGCGCGGACGTGGCCCAGAACGTGCTGCTCTGCGGGGGCTCCTCGCTCTTCCGGGGGTTCGAGGGCCGCTTCAGGGCGGAGCTTTTGCGCCGCCAGCCCCCGGAGGCCCACGTGGTGGTGGCGGCGCAGCCTACCAGAAACTTCTCGGTGTGGAGGGGGGGCTCTATCCTGGCCTCGCTGCGCGCCTTCCAGGCCTGCTGGGTCCTGCGGGAGCAGTACGAAGAGCAGGGACCGCACATCGTCTACCGCAAATGCTACTGACCCCCGGCGGCGCggggggtgaggggcactaaAGCTTCCAATACCCAGCCGGCTCTGTCCTGCCTTGACCCAGGGCCCAGCCCGGTCCACTCCCGGGCCCGCCCACCCTGGCTCACCTCGGGTTCTGACCCCACCAAGATCTGCCTCCCGGACATCCTGCTTCTTTCCTGCCCTAACTCACCTCCCATGATGCAACCCCAGAAGCACCCAGTTCCGACTCCCTGAAACCCGCCCCTCCACCATCAAGCCCCAACGCGCCACCTTTTGTCCTAACCCAGTCACACCCACCTGCCAtgatccctcccccaccccaaggcaCTCTCAGGCTGGGACCCCTCACCAAGCCCACCCCCAAGACATCCCCAGATTCTCACCCCCATGATCTATTGCTTTTGATAGAGACCTCCCCCCGCCACGTTTCTCCTAGGCTCTAAGCCCCCAGTCCACTCCCTACTATATCCCTCAAGGACCCCCAACCCATCTCCATAACCTGCTCCTCCCCAAGGAACCTACACCAGGtgctccagcccccccccccagaacccTCATGATGGAATAGAAGCACCCTCAGAATCTTGCCCCACTTCTAATCCCCCAAACACATCCCACTAAGACACCCCTAGTTCAAGCACCCCAAATCCACCCCTTCATTGGTTTCCCCCGTCTTATTATCCCAAGTTCTCCCATACCCTGGTATTCCGAGCATCCCCCCCACAGGTGCCGAAACTCCCCACCCACCACAAAGACCCATGTTCTGATCTTGAAGGGTCTCCCCTGCACCAAAGCATCCTCCGGTGTCCAAAGCCCTTTCCCCAAATGTATCCTCCCCCATAACTCTGTCCTCGCTGCATGATTTGTTCTCCCAGACTCCTTTCTTCCATCTCACACCCACCCCCCGACCTGTGCCCCCCAAAGAACACTATGTTCTGAACCCCCAGACCCCCCCCCAGATAGCCCCACTGCTCtcagctctgtgtctcccccagaAATACTCCCACATGGCCTGCCTTACAGCGCACCTCCTGACCCCACTCCTCAGCCCTTCACATCTTCTCAGGAAGGTTCCAGTCCCCAGGACCATCCCATGATCACCCTCACTGATGCCCTAGGCCCTCCCCTGTGTTCTGAGCCCCCTGACTTTCTCCCCAAAGACACTCTCCTAGGGTCACCCCATGATGAACCCCTAGGACATTCTACCCCAGGATTTTCAGACTCCCTAGAACCCCACCCCCTACA is a window from the Leopardus geoffroyi isolate Oge1 chromosome A2, O.geoffroyi_Oge1_pat1.0, whole genome shotgun sequence genome containing:
- the ACTL9 gene encoding actin-like protein 9, encoding MDANHSGCTKPQPSPEAPRPGANPSSILANETLRQEPPSMVGDRLPPKTGAVVIDMGTGTCKVGFAGQARPAYTVATILGCQPKKPSSPRQAALETFIGEAARKRPELTLVQPVRNGIVVDWDAAELIWRHLLEHDLRAAPRDHPLLFSDPPFSPSTNREKLVEVAFESLRCPATYVASQAVLSVYAHGRVSGLVVDAGHGVTCAAAVFQGYNLPHATERLDLAGTHLTAFLAETLLGPGLPPGQHELDTVEAIKHRYCYVAPDFLQAQARPERECRQTLRLPDGRTLTLGKELFQCPELLFSPPEMPGLSPAGVPAMAGRSLRKVPPEARADVAQNVLLCGGSSLFRGFEGRFRAELLRRQPPEAHVVVAAQPTRNFSVWRGGSILASLRAFQACWVLREQYEEQGPHIVYRKCY